The Moraxella nasicaprae sequence GGTTATAAGTTACAACTTTATGCCCAATATTTTTGCTTGATTGAAATGGGATTTGAAATTGAATATCTGGGCTTTCATTCTATGGACGATAATAAAAATTATCAAATTGATATACCAAATGATGAGATTACTTCATGGTTTGAAAATCATTTAAATAAAATCCGTCATTATAATCCCAGTTTTGGTATTAAAAATGTGAATTTGAATAAATGCCAATATTGTATTTATTCTGCTTTGTGCGACCAAACAACTTTGTATGACAATTAGGGGGTATTTATGCTAAATCAAAGTGATTTAAAACATCGTCAAGTGGTATTATTAACTAATCAAGAACTCCGTCATTTATGTATAGTACAAGGCAATATTGTGATTAAAGATGAAAATGATGAAGTCTTAACACGCTTATCCAAAAACAAAGTATTGGCAATAATGAGCATTGGGCATATTACTTTAACCAGTGTATTATTGGATTATTGCCAAAAACATAATATTGCGTTAATCTTAATGAATGAAAGATTAAGACCTATTTTATTTTTAAGTCATTCTGCTGATGCCAATTTTTTATTAAGACAAAAGCAATATTTAATGGCTGATGATTTAAAACTGTATTTTGCAAGTCTTATTGTGAAAAGTAAAATAGATGGTCATATTACTTTATTAAAAAGCATTAGAAATAAAAATGATGATATTAAACAAGCGATTGCTAATTTGATTCAATATCAAGAACAATGTTTAACCGCTAGTGATTTAAATTATCTTATGGGTATTGAAGGTAACTGTGCAAAATTGTTTTTTAAAATCCATTTTGGGCAATTAAAACATTGCCAGTGGCAAGGTAGAAAACCCAGATTAAAACTTGACCCTATCAATGTGGTACTGGATATTGGCTATACGCTACTGTTTAATTATATTGAATGTAATTTAAAATTGTTTGGTTTTGATGTTTATCAAGGCGTGTTACATCAACTTTGGTTTAAACGAAAATCATTGGTGTGTGATTTTGTTGAGCCGTTTCGCTGTATTATTGACAAACAGGTGCTAAATTCATTTAATTTAGGTCAATTTAAAAGCGAGCATTTTACGCAAAATAAAATGCAATATGTTTTAAAATCAGAATACAATCGTGCGTACAATACCATTTTAATGCAGGCGATTATTGAACATAAACAGGCGATTTTTATTTATTTGAAAGATTATTATCGCTTATTTATGAAATTAAATTGGGTGAATACAGAAATTGATTTTCCAGAATTTGATTTATTTACCAAAGAAACAGAACAGGAGGCAGAATGATTATCGTCAGTTATGATATTAGCGATAATAAAGTACGAGCTAAATT is a genomic window containing:
- the cas1 gene encoding type V CRISPR-associated endonuclease Cas1 — protein: MLNQSDLKHRQVVLLTNQELRHLCIVQGNIVIKDENDEVLTRLSKNKVLAIMSIGHITLTSVLLDYCQKHNIALILMNERLRPILFLSHSADANFLLRQKQYLMADDLKLYFASLIVKSKIDGHITLLKSIRNKNDDIKQAIANLIQYQEQCLTASDLNYLMGIEGNCAKLFFKIHFGQLKHCQWQGRKPRLKLDPINVVLDIGYTLLFNYIECNLKLFGFDVYQGVLHQLWFKRKSLVCDFVEPFRCIIDKQVLNSFNLGQFKSEHFTQNKMQYVLKSEYNRAYNTILMQAIIEHKQAIFIYLKDYYRLFMKLNWVNTEIDFPEFDLFTKETEQEAE